The Clostridia bacterium genome contains a region encoding:
- a CDS encoding germination protein YpeB — MSTRKKASKQTLGFAIFFGVMWTLTIALSIFYALAGNVYGNTKVEGNQLNSYTLTIKNADPDIAKSKLNNLIRINATLTAPKSDFTVIPDKVIDNKGSANNASLNDNNQNLNKDTKDIKDTTSDKTSGELIPSQQQDEGNLTKNELAKQKLNNLYQQCVYQLTDDMRNVAVSLSKLAVSNDTINAGKLIMQTMGYLSSSSTNISLLPINSSVKVISNANKFINQTQDLLSCLAGHSSLGDKLTQRERQYLSKLQKVAENFYLVLENNAIEGDMTNFDMEGISNSDQAKSLFNYPTLIYDGPYADSFAEKKLVLGEDITSQQGLNYIKRTFADYGIAKLDYVDTITNKAKALRYSMTTNNGAEFTVMLTTDGRLLQFDGYNAPISASKPYNKDKYIKIAENLAKNLGFDCKAMWASKPIDDRIYINLVYTVDGVRVYPDMIKMAIDTTSDQVVGIETFAYLVNHKTRTIPQGHDKFYQASAKLSSGLNVSSKSLAIIPDDCGKEHLCYELVCTQGKDKYYVYIDCQTLRERDILKVINTQQGYYVM; from the coding sequence GTTTTGCAATATTCTTTGGCGTAATGTGGACGCTTACGATTGCTCTAAGCATATTTTATGCGCTAGCTGGCAACGTTTACGGCAATACTAAGGTAGAAGGTAATCAACTTAATTCCTATACTTTAACAATCAAAAATGCCGACCCCGACATCGCCAAGAGCAAACTCAATAATCTTATTAGAATAAATGCGACATTGACCGCCCCAAAAAGCGACTTTACCGTAATTCCCGACAAGGTTATTGACAACAAAGGAAGCGCTAACAACGCTTCCTTAAACGACAACAATCAAAATTTAAATAAAGATACCAAAGATATTAAAGACACAACAAGCGATAAAACCTCAGGCGAGCTAATTCCCAGCCAACAGCAAGACGAGGGCAACTTAACCAAAAACGAACTTGCTAAGCAAAAATTAAATAATCTTTATCAACAATGCGTCTATCAATTAACCGACGATATGCGTAATGTTGCGGTTAGTTTAAGCAAACTTGCCGTTAGTAACGACACAATTAACGCCGGTAAATTGATTATGCAAACTATGGGCTATTTGTCTTCTTCTTCAACAAATATTTCGCTTTTGCCTATTAATTCTAGCGTAAAAGTAATTTCTAACGCAAATAAATTTATAAATCAAACCCAAGACCTACTGTCTTGTCTAGCGGGACATTCTTCTTTGGGCGATAAACTAACTCAAAGAGAAAGACAATATTTAAGCAAATTGCAAAAAGTAGCCGAAAACTTCTATCTTGTATTAGAAAATAACGCTATCGAAGGCGATATGACAAACTTTGATATGGAAGGTATTTCAAATAGCGACCAAGCCAAATCTTTGTTTAATTACCCAACTTTAATTTACGACGGACCTTATGCCGATTCCTTTGCGGAGAAGAAATTAGTTTTAGGCGAAGACATCACTAGCCAACAAGGACTAAATTATATTAAAAGAACATTTGCCGATTATGGCATAGCAAAACTTGATTATGTAGATACAATTACTAATAAAGCCAAAGCGTTAAGATATTCTATGACTACAAATAATGGCGCAGAATTTACGGTTATGCTAACTACCGATGGTAGACTGCTTCAATTTGACGGATATAACGCTCCTATTAGCGCTTCAAAACCCTATAACAAAGATAAATATATTAAAATAGCTGAAAATCTTGCAAAAAACTTAGGTTTTGACTGTAAAGCTATGTGGGCGTCTAAACCGATTGACGACCGAATCTATATCAACCTTGTCTATACGGTAGACGGCGTTAGAGTTTATCCGGATATGATTAAAATGGCAATCGATACAACAAGCGACCAAGTTGTGGGCATTGAAACGTTTGCATATTTAGTAAATCATAAAACAAGAACAATTCCGCAAGGTCACGATAAATTTTATCAAGCCAGCGCAAAATTAAGCTCGGGATTAAATGTTTCGAGCAAGAGTCTTGCAATTATTCCCGATGATTGCGGAAAAGAACACCTTTGTTACGAGTTGGTTTGCACGCAAGGCAAAGATAAATACTATGTTTATATAGATTGTCAAACATTAAGAGAAAGGGACATTTTAAAAGTAATCAACACACAACAAGGCTACTATGTAATGTAG
- the mnmA gene encoding tRNA 2-thiouridine(34) synthase MnmA: MRVVLGISGGVDSSVAALLLKQQGYEVIGLFMKNWEETDSNGVCCAEADFADAKAVCSCLDIPCYSINFAKQYQDKVFSYFLEEYGKGRTPNPDVLCNKEIKFGSFLDFALTFDADYIATGHYCGIEHINGLHYLSKAVDIDKDQTYFLNQLNQFQLSKVLFPLQNYTKPQVRQLAKDNNIPTACKKDSTGICFIGERNFRKFMQNYFPAKSGQIVTIDGQVVGEHIGLMFYTLGQRKGLNLGGAKDGQEGRWFVCEKDLSTNRLIVSHGSEEQLYSKACLVSDVNFIPSKPINKQFDCFAKFRYRQQEQPVTICINDDNSCLVTFSQPQRAVTQGQYAVFYDEKYCLGGGVIDKIYK; encoded by the coding sequence ATGAGAGTAGTGCTAGGCATCAGCGGAGGCGTCGACAGTTCAGTCGCAGCCTTATTGCTTAAACAACAAGGCTACGAAGTAATCGGGCTATTTATGAAGAATTGGGAAGAAACAGATTCTAACGGAGTATGTTGCGCAGAGGCAGATTTTGCCGACGCTAAGGCGGTATGCTCTTGTTTAGATATACCTTGTTATTCAATTAATTTTGCAAAACAGTATCAAGACAAAGTATTTAGTTATTTTTTAGAAGAATATGGCAAGGGACGCACCCCTAACCCCGATGTTTTGTGCAATAAGGAGATAAAATTTGGGTCTTTTTTAGATTTTGCCTTAACTTTTGACGCCGACTATATTGCAACCGGACATTATTGTGGTATCGAACATATTAACGGACTGCATTATCTGTCTAAGGCGGTAGACATAGATAAAGACCAAACATATTTTCTCAATCAACTAAATCAATTTCAGCTGTCAAAAGTACTGTTCCCTTTGCAAAATTATACCAAACCCCAAGTTAGACAGCTTGCAAAAGACAACAATATTCCAACCGCTTGTAAAAAAGACAGCACAGGAATTTGTTTTATCGGCGAACGCAACTTTCGCAAATTTATGCAGAATTATTTTCCCGCAAAAAGCGGACAAATAGTCACCATTGACGGTCAAGTCGTGGGCGAACATATAGGACTAATGTTTTATACCTTAGGTCAACGCAAAGGGCTTAACTTAGGCGGGGCAAAGGACGGGCAAGAGGGTAGATGGTTTGTTTGCGAAAAAGATTTGTCAACCAATAGACTTATAGTTTCTCACGGTAGCGAAGAACAGTTATATAGCAAGGCTTGTCTAGTTAGCGATGTAAACTTTATTCCGTCAAAACCAATTAATAAACAGTTTGATTGTTTTGCAAAATTTAGATATAGACAGCAAGAGCAACCCGTTACAATATGCATAAACGACGATAATTCTTGCCTAGTTACGTTTAGTCAACCTCAACGAGCAGTCACACAAGGGCAATACGCAGTTTTTTATGATGAAAAGTATTGTTTAGGCGGAGGAGTTATTGACAAAATATATAAATAA
- the rho gene encoding transcription termination factor Rho produces the protein MSETVFTQSALSAMLIHQLRTLARDVGVDRPTTRPKQDLIDQILAIKEGRAKPQPQSRRGRPPIKQVDITSVGQETAVNQQDVEVFNEQVQIDEETPEETPEELILQKPQQPADTTPPADTETASAKDTVVSGILEILPEGYGFLRVENFHSSYGDVYVPPVQIRRFGLKTGDKIECKSRAFNEKQSPSLIFVFKINDVPCEEYVRKERFEDMVSCYPNERLTLEMDKNEYSLRLIDLVAPIGKGQRGLIVAAPKTGKTILLKKIAQAIRANHPEMHLIVLLIDERPEEVTDFKQSLDCDVAYSTFDQSPIHHIQIAELVISNAKRRVEQGQDVMILLDSITRLGRAYNQTAEQSGRTLTGGLDISALQEPKRFFGAGRNVVGKGSLTILATALIDTGSRLDDIVYEEFKGTGNMEIHLDRRMSEKRIFPAIDLAKSGTRREEMLLTQSQLEGMWMIRRALSRTDTIDATEQLIDLLMTTNNNAEFINLLKVLSKKPKK, from the coding sequence ATGTCAGAAACAGTTTTTACTCAAAGCGCTTTGTCAGCTATGCTGATTCATCAACTGCGTACGCTTGCAAGAGATGTTGGAGTAGATAGACCAACAACACGTCCAAAGCAAGATTTAATCGACCAAATATTAGCAATCAAAGAGGGGCGAGCTAAACCTCAACCACAATCAAGGAGAGGCAGACCGCCTATAAAGCAAGTCGATATTACTTCGGTTGGACAAGAAACAGCCGTAAATCAACAAGACGTAGAAGTATTTAACGAACAAGTTCAAATAGACGAAGAGACGCCCGAAGAGACGCCCGAAGAGTTAATTCTACAAAAACCTCAACAGCCAGCAGACACTACTCCGCCGGCAGACACCGAAACAGCAAGCGCAAAAGACACCGTAGTGTCGGGTATTCTTGAAATATTACCCGAAGGATATGGTTTTTTACGAGTGGAAAATTTCCATAGTTCTTACGGCGACGTTTATGTTCCACCGGTACAAATTCGTCGTTTTGGACTAAAAACAGGCGACAAAATAGAATGTAAATCAAGAGCGTTTAACGAAAAGCAATCGCCCTCGCTTATATTTGTATTTAAGATTAACGACGTGCCTTGCGAAGAATACGTTCGCAAAGAACGCTTTGAAGATATGGTTTCTTGCTATCCTAACGAGCGTCTAACGCTAGAAATGGATAAAAACGAGTATTCTTTGCGTCTAATCGACCTAGTTGCGCCCATAGGCAAGGGGCAAAGGGGGCTAATTGTTGCCGCCCCTAAGACAGGCAAGACCATTTTACTCAAAAAGATTGCCCAAGCTATACGAGCAAATCACCCCGAAATGCACTTAATTGTGTTGTTGATTGACGAAAGACCCGAAGAAGTCACCGACTTTAAACAAAGCTTAGATTGCGACGTAGCTTACTCTACATTTGACCAATCTCCAATACATCATATACAAATAGCCGAGCTTGTAATTAGCAATGCAAAACGCAGGGTCGAACAAGGTCAGGACGTTATGATTTTATTAGACAGCATAACTCGTCTAGGCAGGGCTTATAACCAAACAGCCGAGCAAAGCGGTAGAACGCTTACCGGCGGACTGGATATTTCTGCGCTTCAAGAGCCTAAGCGTTTCTTTGGCGCAGGTCGCAACGTTGTCGGCAAAGGTAGCCTAACTATACTCGCAACGGCTTTAATCGATACCGGCAGTCGTCTAGACGACATAGTTTACGAAGAATTTAAAGGTACGGGCAATATGGAAATTCACCTTGACCGTAGAATGAGCGAGAAACGCATTTTCCCCGCAATCGACCTAGCTAAAAGCGGTACAAGGCGAGAAGAAATGTTACTTACTCAAAGTCAACTCGAAGGTATGTGGATGATTCGTAGGGCTCTTTCTCGTACCGACACAATAGACGCAACCGAACAATTAATAGACCTACTTATGACAACTAACAATAACGCCGAATTTATCAATCTACTAAAAGTGCTTAGTAAGAAGCCTAAGAAGTAA